The Corynebacterium simulans genome contains a region encoding:
- a CDS encoding anthranilate synthase component 1, translating to MPPTPTSGTVFHTASRAIPYEQDASLLFQRLAQPKDSLLLEAADIESKKNLNCIAILQAALKVTCRGQRVTATPLTKVGEAMMERLKDQLGEYFDGEAFAFSLSAKSDERERLRDVSTAAVLRALQLDAGYSTPDGALPFVGGGFAYDYLETFEKLPAVGEGPNDYPDYEFVVAQTLLTIDHAAETAALHAVDLSEDAASASLAELASIEPQAIEPAPDRDRLVAEASMPNSKFRAIVSQLQNNVTAGDIYQVVPSRAFSLDCPDAFAAYRQLRETNPSPYMFYVRGADYELFGASPESNLKFDAASREVQLYPIAGTRPRGLNKDGSINHELDIRNELEMRTDNKEVAEHTMLVDLARNDLARVAVPQTRKVAELLQVDRYSRVMHLVSRVTATLHEDYDALDAYRACMNMGTLTGAPKLRAMELIRETEKTRRGSYGGAVGYLKGDGSMDNCIVIRSAYVKGGVAVVQAGAGVVRDSVPQAEADETLHKAYAVLHAIALAHNAKLEVVR from the coding sequence ATGCCACCAACCCCTACCTCCGGAACGGTCTTCCATACCGCCTCCCGAGCGATACCTTATGAGCAGGATGCATCCCTGCTTTTCCAACGGCTCGCGCAGCCGAAGGATAGCCTCCTCCTTGAAGCCGCCGACATCGAGTCGAAAAAGAACCTCAATTGCATCGCAATTCTCCAGGCCGCACTGAAAGTTACCTGCCGGGGACAGCGTGTCACAGCCACGCCACTAACTAAAGTGGGCGAGGCAATGATGGAGCGCCTCAAGGATCAGCTTGGCGAGTACTTCGATGGCGAGGCGTTCGCCTTTAGCCTTTCCGCGAAGAGCGACGAGCGCGAGCGCCTCCGCGACGTTTCGACCGCCGCCGTACTTCGTGCCCTTCAATTAGATGCCGGATACTCCACGCCGGATGGCGCCCTTCCATTCGTCGGAGGCGGCTTTGCTTATGACTATCTCGAGACCTTCGAGAAGCTCCCGGCCGTAGGGGAGGGGCCGAACGATTATCCGGATTATGAGTTCGTCGTCGCACAGACTCTCCTCACCATCGACCACGCCGCAGAGACCGCCGCGTTGCATGCGGTCGATCTGAGTGAGGACGCGGCGTCGGCAAGCTTGGCAGAGCTCGCATCCATCGAGCCGCAAGCGATAGAACCCGCGCCGGACCGAGATCGCCTCGTTGCGGAAGCTTCGATGCCCAACTCCAAGTTCCGCGCAATTGTGTCACAGTTACAAAATAACGTGACTGCGGGGGACATCTACCAAGTGGTGCCATCCCGCGCATTTTCCCTCGATTGCCCCGACGCCTTCGCCGCCTACCGCCAACTGCGCGAGACGAACCCTTCGCCATATATGTTCTACGTGCGCGGCGCGGACTACGAACTTTTCGGCGCCTCACCAGAATCCAACCTAAAGTTCGACGCCGCCAGCCGTGAGGTTCAGCTTTATCCCATCGCCGGCACTCGGCCGCGCGGGCTCAACAAGGATGGCAGCATCAACCACGAACTCGACATCCGCAATGAGCTCGAAATGCGCACGGATAACAAGGAAGTTGCCGAGCACACGATGCTCGTGGATCTGGCCCGCAACGATCTCGCGCGCGTGGCCGTCCCACAGACCCGCAAGGTCGCCGAGCTCCTCCAGGTGGATCGCTACTCCCGCGTGATGCACTTGGTTTCACGTGTAACCGCCACCCTCCACGAGGACTACGACGCCCTCGACGCCTATCGCGCATGCATGAACATGGGCACTCTCACCGGCGCCCCGAAGCTTCGCGCGATGGAACTCATCCGCGAAACCGAGAAAACGCGCCGCGGTTCCTACGGCGGGGCAGTGGGATACCTGAAGGGCGATGGCTCCATGGATAACTGCATCGTCATCCGCTCCGCCTACGTGAAAGGCGGGGTAGCGGTGGTTCAGGCTGGCGCCGGCGTTGTCCGCGATTCCGTGCCGCAGGCCGAAGCCGATGAAACCTTGCACAAGGCCTATGCCGTGCTGCACGCCATCGCACTCGCTCATAACGCAAAACTGGAGGTTGTCCGGTGA
- a CDS encoding GntR family transcriptional regulator: protein MSLAESKSQQAYNWISQQIRTRGYEPGHRLVLTTIAEELDVSVVPVREAIRQLEAEGLVTYERNVGARVTTHNREAYYESMEIVATLEARATAQSAPFLEAADVAKARELNQQMRELVVTHDPDEFTKLNKEFHSVLFAKCPNERLVKLVYEQWDQLEYHRVSTFRYIPERALDSVEEHEKLITLIEIGAEEAYVEKVAREHRLQTSRSYRAKNAETDTANAT from the coding sequence ATGAGCCTCGCGGAGAGCAAATCCCAACAGGCCTATAACTGGATAAGCCAGCAGATCCGCACCCGCGGATACGAGCCAGGCCACCGCTTGGTTCTTACAACAATTGCAGAAGAACTCGATGTCAGCGTCGTGCCGGTGCGCGAGGCCATCAGGCAGCTCGAAGCCGAAGGGCTGGTTACCTACGAACGCAATGTGGGCGCGCGAGTAACCACCCACAACCGCGAGGCCTACTACGAATCCATGGAGATCGTGGCCACACTCGAGGCCCGGGCAACCGCCCAGTCCGCTCCCTTCCTCGAAGCCGCGGACGTCGCCAAGGCGCGAGAGCTTAATCAGCAGATGCGCGAGCTTGTTGTCACCCACGACCCAGACGAGTTCACCAAGCTCAACAAAGAATTTCATAGCGTGCTCTTTGCCAAGTGTCCCAACGAAAGGCTTGTAAAGCTGGTTTACGAGCAATGGGACCAACTGGAATATCACCGCGTTTCGACCTTCCGCTACATCCCGGAGCGGGCGTTGGACTCGGTGGAAGAACACGAAAAGCTAATCACCCTCATTGAGATCGGCGCCGAGGAAGCATACGTGGAAAAGGTTGCACGGGAACACCGCTTGCAAACCTCCCGGAGCTATCGGGCAAAAAACGCCGAAACAGACACTGCAAACGCAACCTAG
- a CDS encoding anthranilate synthase component II: MTHSPHVVLIDNHDSFVYNLVDALAGYRTTIFRNTVSVEEILAAEPDIVCLSPGPGHPREAGCMAELIDSVLGKIPLFGICLGFQALLDHHGGTVEPCGPVHGKSVRMTLTKAGAKHPIFTGLAVDSEPDNPDYVGTQVPVARYHSLGCKKIPTEMRALATTETAIGDVVMAAETEDQMAFGVQFHPESVLSPTGPIMLERCIEYLSAKYIFGKAN, from the coding sequence GTGACTCATTCCCCGCACGTGGTGCTCATCGATAACCACGATTCCTTCGTCTACAACTTGGTCGACGCACTCGCCGGCTACCGCACGACCATCTTCCGCAATACCGTCTCGGTTGAAGAAATCCTGGCTGCGGAACCCGACATCGTCTGTCTCTCCCCAGGCCCGGGCCACCCGCGCGAGGCCGGCTGCATGGCGGAACTCATCGATAGCGTGCTGGGGAAGATCCCGTTGTTTGGCATCTGCCTCGGCTTCCAAGCGCTGCTGGATCACCACGGCGGCACCGTCGAGCCCTGCGGCCCGGTTCACGGCAAGTCGGTCCGGATGACCCTCACTAAAGCTGGCGCGAAACATCCCATCTTCACCGGGCTCGCCGTCGACTCCGAGCCGGACAATCCGGATTACGTCGGCACCCAAGTCCCAGTGGCGCGCTATCACTCCCTGGGCTGCAAGAAAATCCCTACAGAAATGCGGGCGCTGGCTACCACCGAGACCGCCATCGGAGACGTCGTCATGGCGGCCGAGACCGAGGACCAGATGGCCTTTGGGGTCCAATTCCACCCAGAGTCCGTACTTAGTCCCACCGGGCCCATCATGCTGGAACGCTGCATCGAGTATTTGTCCGCGAAGTACATATTTGGAAAGGCCAACTAA
- the hpaE gene encoding 5-carboxymethyl-2-hydroxymuconate semialdehyde dehydrogenase, whose amino-acid sequence MSINNDAAKPNDLPEKILHYIDGEFVASIDGDEFEVLDPVTNQNYIKAASGKPADIDKAVAAAKAAFERGEWSKALPRERARVLNKIADIVETRADKLAAWESFDSGLPITQANGQAKRAAENFRFFADLIVAQADDAYKVPGRQINYVNRKPIGVAGLITPWNTPFMLESWKLAPAIATGNSVVLKPAEFTPLSAQLWAGIFEEAGLPKGVFNLVNGFGEEGYAGDPLVKHPDVPLISFTGESRTGQIIFGNAAPHLKGLSMELGGKSPAIVFSDADLDTAIDACIFGVFSLNGERCTAGSRILVQRDIYDEFVERYTAVAKRVKVGLPSDPKTEVGALVHPEHYEKVTSYIEIGKQEAKLAAGGERPEGFEEGNFVQPTVFVDVDPSARIFQEEIFGPVVAITPFDTDEEALELANNTKYGLAAYVWTSDLKRAHNFAQNVEAGMVWLNSNNVRDLRTPFGGVKASGLGHEGGYRSIDFYTDQQAVHINLDKVHNPVFGKQD is encoded by the coding sequence ATGAGCATCAACAACGACGCCGCGAAGCCAAACGACCTGCCAGAGAAGATCCTCCACTACATCGATGGTGAATTCGTTGCCTCTATTGATGGCGACGAGTTCGAGGTACTCGATCCGGTAACCAACCAGAACTACATCAAGGCCGCCTCCGGCAAGCCGGCCGACATCGACAAAGCCGTTGCTGCCGCCAAGGCTGCCTTTGAGCGCGGCGAGTGGTCCAAGGCTCTCCCCCGCGAGCGCGCTCGCGTCCTCAACAAAATCGCAGACATCGTCGAGACCCGCGCAGACAAGCTGGCTGCTTGGGAGTCCTTCGACTCCGGCCTGCCAATCACCCAGGCCAATGGCCAGGCCAAGCGCGCGGCGGAGAACTTCCGCTTCTTCGCTGACCTCATCGTTGCGCAGGCCGACGACGCCTACAAGGTTCCGGGCCGCCAGATCAACTACGTCAACCGCAAGCCAATCGGCGTCGCAGGTCTTATCACCCCGTGGAACACTCCTTTCATGCTGGAGTCCTGGAAGCTCGCCCCTGCTATCGCCACTGGTAACTCCGTTGTCCTGAAGCCGGCTGAGTTCACCCCGCTTTCCGCACAGCTGTGGGCAGGCATCTTTGAGGAGGCTGGCCTCCCGAAGGGCGTCTTCAACCTAGTCAACGGCTTCGGCGAGGAAGGCTACGCGGGCGACCCACTGGTCAAGCACCCAGACGTCCCGCTGATCTCCTTTACCGGCGAGTCCCGCACCGGTCAGATTATTTTCGGAAACGCGGCACCGCACCTGAAGGGTCTGTCGATGGAGCTGGGCGGCAAGTCCCCTGCCATTGTCTTCTCCGACGCGGACCTCGACACCGCAATCGACGCCTGTATCTTCGGCGTGTTCTCCCTGAATGGCGAGCGCTGCACCGCCGGCTCGCGCATCCTCGTCCAGCGCGACATTTACGATGAATTCGTTGAGCGTTACACGGCCGTCGCCAAGCGCGTAAAGGTGGGCCTGCCTTCCGATCCGAAGACCGAGGTTGGCGCCCTGGTTCACCCAGAGCACTACGAGAAGGTCACCTCCTACATCGAGATCGGCAAGCAGGAAGCAAAGCTGGCAGCCGGCGGCGAGCGCCCAGAGGGCTTTGAAGAGGGCAACTTTGTGCAACCGACCGTCTTCGTTGACGTCGACCCATCCGCCCGCATCTTCCAGGAAGAAATCTTCGGCCCAGTCGTTGCCATCACCCCGTTCGACACCGACGAGGAAGCGCTCGAGCTGGCCAACAACACCAAGTACGGTCTGGCCGCATATGTCTGGACCTCCGACCTCAAGCGTGCGCACAACTTCGCACAGAACGTTGAGGCTGGCATGGTCTGGCTGAACTCGAATAACGTCCGCGACCTACGTACCCCATTCGGCGGCGTGAAGGCTTCCGGCCTGGGCCATGAGGGTGGCTACCGTTCCATCGACTTCTACACCGACCAGCAGGCAGTCCACATCAACCTCGATAAGGTTCACAACCCGGTCTTCGGCAAGCAGGACTAA
- the hpaD gene encoding 3,4-dihydroxyphenylacetate 2,3-dioxygenase, with protein sequence MTNVQAPDILRCAYMEIVVTDLEASRKFYVDTLGLVVTEEDDNAIYLRTYEEFIHHNLVLRKGPVPAVAAFSYRVRSPEDLDRAEEFYKARGCEVRRNKDGFVKGIGDSVRVQDPLGFPYEFFYEVEHRERLAWSYDAHIPGALVRLDHFNQITPDVPKAVDYMEDLGFRITEDIRDEQGTVYAAWMRRKPTVHDTAMTGGDGPRMHHIAFATHEKHNIIAICDKLGALRESDAIERGPGRHGVSNAYYLYLRDPDGHRVEIYTQDYYTGDPDNPVVTWDVHDNQRRDWWGTPVVPSWYRDGSTVLDLDGNPVPLVERTDESEMAQTIGADGFSYTRKEDSEEMPEWKQGEFKLGNQL encoded by the coding sequence ATGACCAACGTTCAAGCACCGGATATCCTGCGTTGCGCCTACATGGAGATCGTTGTCACCGATCTTGAGGCTTCCCGTAAGTTCTACGTGGATACCTTAGGCCTCGTCGTGACCGAGGAAGATGACAACGCAATCTACCTGCGCACCTACGAGGAGTTCATCCACCATAACCTGGTGCTGCGCAAGGGCCCTGTTCCGGCAGTGGCGGCCTTCTCCTACCGCGTGCGTAGCCCCGAAGATCTGGACCGTGCTGAGGAGTTTTACAAGGCCCGCGGCTGCGAGGTTCGTCGCAACAAGGACGGCTTTGTCAAGGGCATCGGCGATTCCGTTCGTGTGCAGGATCCGCTCGGTTTCCCGTACGAGTTCTTCTACGAGGTAGAGCACCGCGAGCGTCTGGCGTGGAGCTATGACGCTCATATCCCGGGCGCGTTGGTTCGCTTGGATCACTTCAATCAGATCACCCCGGATGTTCCGAAGGCCGTGGATTACATGGAGGATCTTGGCTTCCGTATCACTGAGGATATCCGCGATGAACAGGGCACCGTCTATGCCGCATGGATGCGCCGTAAGCCGACCGTCCACGACACCGCAATGACCGGTGGTGACGGCCCGCGCATGCACCACATCGCGTTCGCTACCCACGAGAAGCACAACATCATCGCCATCTGCGACAAGCTTGGCGCTCTCCGCGAGTCTGACGCTATCGAGCGCGGCCCAGGCCGTCACGGTGTTTCCAATGCCTACTACCTCTACTTGCGCGACCCGGATGGTCACCGCGTGGAGATCTACACCCAGGATTACTACACCGGCGACCCAGACAACCCGGTTGTCACCTGGGACGTCCACGACAACCAGCGTCGCGACTGGTGGGGTACCCCGGTTGTTCCTTCTTGGTACCGCGACGGCTCCACCGTCCTCGACCTCGATGGCAATCCGGTTCCGCTGGTCGAGCGCACCGATGAGTCCGAGATGGCGCAGACCATCGGCGCGGATGGCTTCTCCTACACCCGCAAGGAAGATTCCGAGGAGATGCCGGAGTGGAAGCAGGGCGAGTTCAAGCTCGGCAACCAGCTCTAA
- a CDS encoding MFS transporter, producing MSQATAAPTITTAERRRVVAATTIGTAIEWYDYFLYAAVAGLVFNKLMFGPLEGGLATIISFLTVGLSFLFRPIGAFLAGHFADRLGRRVVLMVTLFAMGGATTLIGVLPTFDSAGVWAPILLIALRIIQGISAGGEWGSAVLMAVEHAPVDKRGLYGAGPQVGVPAGLLLSSGVLSIMNTIAPGDAFMAWGWRVPFLLSFVLVLVGYLIRMGVDESPVFEEIAERQEEETPHPFAVLFKKFFPLVFTAALVFAGNGTVGYMTTGGYIQKYATDPDGPVALARGDVLNAVTLSAFTWALFTLFAGAISDRIGRRATYLIGFIAQTLGAAALFPLVNTGDLKLLYLALTSLTFGLGLTYGAQSAMYAELFPASIRATGVSITYALGSVLGGAFAPMIAASLVEATGTTFAVSGYLVTASLVGLVCTFILRERKGIPLGPEHEAAQARGHFIFSK from the coding sequence ATGTCGCAAGCAACTGCCGCCCCGACAATCACGACGGCCGAACGCCGCCGTGTTGTCGCCGCGACCACCATCGGTACCGCCATCGAGTGGTACGACTACTTCCTCTACGCCGCAGTAGCTGGCCTCGTATTCAACAAGCTCATGTTCGGCCCGCTGGAAGGCGGCCTGGCCACCATCATCTCCTTCCTTACGGTTGGCCTTTCCTTCCTCTTCCGCCCAATCGGCGCTTTCCTCGCCGGCCACTTCGCCGACCGCCTTGGCCGTCGCGTGGTTCTCATGGTCACCCTCTTTGCCATGGGCGGCGCCACCACGCTAATCGGCGTCCTGCCCACCTTCGATAGCGCTGGCGTTTGGGCGCCGATCCTGCTCATTGCCCTGCGCATCATCCAAGGAATTTCCGCAGGCGGCGAGTGGGGCAGTGCGGTGCTGATGGCGGTGGAGCACGCACCCGTCGATAAGCGCGGGCTCTATGGCGCCGGACCCCAGGTGGGCGTGCCGGCTGGCCTGCTGCTTTCTTCCGGAGTTCTTTCAATCATGAACACCATCGCGCCTGGCGACGCCTTCATGGCCTGGGGTTGGCGTGTACCGTTCCTGCTTTCCTTCGTTCTGGTTTTGGTGGGTTACCTAATCCGCATGGGCGTTGACGAATCCCCAGTCTTCGAGGAAATCGCCGAGCGCCAAGAGGAAGAAACGCCACATCCTTTCGCCGTTCTGTTCAAGAAGTTTTTCCCACTAGTCTTCACCGCAGCACTGGTTTTCGCAGGCAATGGCACCGTGGGCTACATGACCACGGGCGGCTACATCCAGAAGTACGCGACCGACCCGGACGGTCCGGTTGCGCTCGCGCGCGGCGACGTCCTGAATGCCGTCACGCTTTCCGCGTTTACCTGGGCACTTTTTACGTTGTTTGCCGGTGCCATCTCCGATCGAATTGGTCGCCGCGCGACTTATCTCATCGGCTTTATCGCTCAGACGCTCGGCGCCGCAGCGCTTTTCCCTCTGGTCAACACTGGCGATCTCAAGCTGCTCTATCTGGCACTGACCTCGCTAACCTTTGGCCTGGGCCTGACCTACGGCGCCCAGTCCGCCATGTATGCCGAGCTTTTCCCGGCATCCATTCGCGCCACGGGCGTTTCCATCACCTACGCCCTCGGCTCGGTCCTAGGCGGAGCTTTCGCCCCGATGATTGCGGCTTCCCTGGTCGAAGCAACGGGCACCACCTTCGCGGTATCCGGCTATCTAGTCACGGCTTCGCTGGTTGGCCTCGTGTGCACCTTCATCCTCCGTGAGCGCAAGGGAATCCCTCTTGGCCCAGAGCACGAAGCCGCGCAAGCGCGCGGGCACTTCATCTTCAGCAAGTAA
- a CDS encoding fumarylacetoacetate hydrolase family protein encodes MAVPQFLPEKPGKIIAVHVAFESRAAQRGRWPKTPSYFLKATSTLAESGGVVERPAGTELLAFEGEIALIIGKPARNVTLDEAWGHVAYVTASNDLGLYDYRAQDKGSNTRSKSRDGYTPIGPMLIDAQKIDPASLRLRTWVNGELAQEGTSSEKDLIFPLAQFVADLSQHMTLETGDIILTGTPAGSTVIKPGDVVEVEVDVPGGETSGRLKTAVVEIPASFDSALGNLPNVDDKQREDAYGDRESAGLPPLPSSSSSELSAELKRKLEEAPTAGLSAQLRNRGINQSVIEGVYPQTPGTKMVGVARTLRFVAGREDLFKSHGGGFNEQKKVFDTVKEGEVIVIEARQEPGSGTLGDILALRAKTRGAAGVVTDGGVRDYEAVREIGLPVFTQGAHPCVLGRKHVPWDSDIAVSCGNATVIPGDIIVGDDDGVIVIPRELAEEVADAALAKEHEDEWVAEQVKAGASLDGMFPPKGANKEAYLAFKNGGGQ; translated from the coding sequence ATGGCTGTACCCCAATTTCTGCCTGAGAAACCGGGCAAGATTATTGCCGTGCACGTGGCTTTTGAGTCCCGTGCCGCTCAACGTGGTCGCTGGCCCAAGACCCCGAGTTACTTCCTGAAGGCGACCAGTACCCTGGCGGAATCCGGCGGCGTCGTCGAGCGTCCGGCGGGCACTGAGCTGTTGGCGTTTGAGGGCGAGATTGCGCTCATCATTGGCAAGCCGGCTCGCAATGTCACCTTGGATGAGGCTTGGGGTCATGTTGCCTATGTAACTGCGTCCAATGACCTGGGGCTTTATGATTATCGCGCGCAGGATAAGGGATCTAATACCCGTTCCAAGTCCCGCGATGGTTATACGCCGATTGGGCCCATGCTTATCGACGCCCAGAAGATCGACCCCGCCTCGTTGCGCCTGCGCACCTGGGTTAATGGCGAGCTGGCGCAGGAGGGTACCTCGTCTGAGAAGGACCTCATCTTCCCTCTCGCGCAATTTGTCGCGGACCTCTCCCAGCACATGACTCTGGAGACTGGCGATATCATCCTGACGGGCACCCCGGCGGGCTCCACCGTGATCAAGCCCGGCGATGTCGTCGAGGTCGAGGTTGACGTACCGGGTGGCGAGACCTCCGGACGTCTTAAGACGGCAGTCGTAGAAATCCCGGCTTCCTTCGATTCAGCTCTGGGCAACCTGCCGAATGTTGATGACAAGCAGCGCGAGGATGCCTACGGCGACCGTGAGTCCGCTGGGCTTCCGCCGCTTCCCTCTTCCTCCTCTTCCGAACTTTCCGCGGAATTGAAACGGAAATTGGAGGAGGCGCCCACCGCCGGACTTTCGGCACAGTTACGAAATCGCGGCATCAACCAATCCGTTATCGAAGGCGTCTATCCACAGACTCCGGGCACCAAAATGGTGGGCGTCGCCCGCACCCTGCGCTTCGTTGCCGGGCGCGAAGATCTCTTCAAGAGCCACGGCGGCGGCTTCAACGAGCAGAAGAAAGTCTTCGACACCGTAAAGGAAGGCGAAGTAATCGTTATCGAGGCTCGCCAAGAGCCGGGGTCTGGCACCTTGGGCGACATCCTTGCACTGCGCGCGAAGACCCGCGGCGCGGCCGGTGTTGTCACTGATGGTGGTGTGCGCGACTACGAGGCGGTCCGTGAGATCGGCCTGCCCGTCTTCACCCAAGGCGCACACCCATGCGTGCTCGGCCGCAAGCACGTTCCGTGGGATAGCGACATTGCTGTTTCCTGTGGCAACGCCACCGTTATCCCGGGAGACATCATCGTCGGCGATGACGACGGCGTCATCGTCATCCCGCGCGAGCTGGCTGAGGAGGTAGCAGACGCTGCGCTTGCCAAGGAGCACGAGGATGAGTGGGTGGCCGAGCAGGTCAAGGCCGGTGCAAGCCTCGACGGCATGTTCCCGCCAAAGGGCGCCAACAAGGAGGCCTACCTCGCCTTCAAGAATGGGGGTGGTCAATGA
- a CDS encoding FAD-dependent monooxygenase, giving the protein MQFHHNGYVSQDPRVLEPAGYGVDRASELPDTMDVLIVGSGPAGMITAAQLAMFPSVNTRIIERRPHRLILGQADGIQSRSVETFQAFGFAKEITEEAYEITEMSFWNPDPENREHIIRGARPVDDEGGISEFPHLIVNQARVLDYFARFAHRAPGRIEPDYGWKFIELEVGEGEYPVAVKLEDENGNPRTVHAKYVVGSDGAKSRVRKSIGRCLNGDQANHAWGVMDVVVDTDFPDWRTKCAIHSKAGSILHIPREGGYLCRIYVDLGVVPEGDNGKIRETPIEKIIEKANEIYSPYFIDVKMVAWHSVYEVGHRLVDAFDDNNDSPRVFLTGDACHTHSAKAGQGMNVSMQDGFNIGWKLGHVLDGRAPEELLSTYHGERQPAAQNLINFDKEWSTLMATPPEELEDPCAVEKYYVAAEEFAAGMMTQYEENIIVGDTQHQELATGFPVGKRFKSFEVLRRCDAVQQHLGHQHFADGRYRIYAFADAPKAGEESKFSAWAERMKEVLAKFTPADADENTYFDVKAIYQQTNHHDYEILDAPRLFRPFNGKFHIPNWENVFNALPEERDIFQARGISRDGAVIIVRPDQYVGAVLPLDDAAAVEAYFNKALLPTK; this is encoded by the coding sequence GTGCAGTTCCACCACAATGGTTATGTTTCCCAAGACCCCCGCGTCCTCGAGCCCGCAGGTTACGGCGTCGACCGCGCCAGCGAACTGCCAGACACCATGGACGTCCTCATCGTAGGCTCCGGGCCGGCGGGCATGATCACGGCTGCACAGCTGGCAATGTTCCCGAGCGTCAACACTCGCATCATCGAGCGCCGCCCGCACCGCCTCATCCTGGGCCAGGCAGACGGCATCCAGTCCCGTTCCGTGGAGACTTTCCAGGCTTTCGGCTTTGCCAAGGAAATCACCGAAGAAGCCTACGAGATCACCGAGATGTCCTTCTGGAACCCGGATCCAGAAAACCGCGAGCACATTATCCGCGGCGCCCGCCCCGTCGATGACGAGGGTGGCATCTCCGAGTTCCCACACCTCATCGTCAACCAGGCCCGCGTTCTGGATTACTTCGCCCGCTTTGCCCACCGCGCCCCGGGCCGCATCGAACCGGACTATGGCTGGAAGTTCATCGAGCTCGAGGTAGGGGAGGGCGAATACCCCGTTGCCGTCAAGCTCGAAGATGAGAACGGCAATCCCCGCACGGTCCACGCCAAGTACGTCGTTGGCTCGGACGGCGCCAAGTCCCGCGTGCGCAAGTCTATTGGCCGTTGCTTAAACGGCGATCAGGCCAACCACGCGTGGGGTGTCATGGACGTCGTGGTCGATACCGACTTCCCAGATTGGCGCACCAAGTGTGCCATCCACTCCAAGGCTGGCTCGATCCTCCACATCCCGCGCGAGGGCGGCTACCTCTGCCGCATCTACGTCGACTTGGGCGTCGTCCCAGAAGGTGACAACGGCAAGATCCGCGAGACGCCAATCGAGAAGATCATTGAGAAGGCCAACGAGATCTACTCTCCTTACTTCATCGATGTGAAGATGGTGGCTTGGCACTCCGTCTACGAAGTAGGCCACCGCCTAGTCGATGCCTTTGATGACAACAACGATTCCCCGCGCGTCTTCCTCACCGGCGATGCTTGCCACACCCACTCCGCGAAGGCGGGCCAGGGTATGAACGTTTCCATGCAGGATGGTTTCAACATCGGCTGGAAGCTTGGTCACGTCTTGGATGGCCGCGCGCCGGAGGAGCTGCTGAGCACCTACCATGGCGAGCGCCAGCCAGCCGCACAGAACCTCATCAACTTCGATAAGGAATGGTCCACCCTTATGGCCACCCCGCCGGAGGAACTCGAGGATCCATGCGCGGTGGAGAAGTACTACGTCGCCGCCGAGGAATTCGCCGCCGGCATGATGACCCAGTACGAGGAGAACATCATCGTCGGCGACACCCAGCATCAAGAACTGGCCACTGGCTTCCCGGTGGGCAAGCGCTTTAAGTCCTTTGAGGTTCTCCGCCGCTGCGACGCAGTTCAGCAGCACCTGGGCCACCAGCATTTCGCAGACGGCCGCTACCGCATCTACGCTTTTGCCGACGCCCCGAAGGCCGGCGAGGAATCCAAGTTCAGCGCCTGGGCCGAGCGGATGAAAGAGGTTCTGGCCAAGTTCACTCCCGCTGACGCCGACGAGAACACCTACTTCGACGTCAAGGCCATCTACCAGCAGACCAACCACCACGATTACGAGATCTTGGACGCCCCGCGTCTCTTCCGCCCGTTCAACGGCAAGTTCCATATCCCCAATTGGGAGAACGTATTCAACGCCCTGCCCGAAGAGCGCGACATCTTCCAGGCCCGCGGAATCTCCCGCGACGGCGCCGTTATCATCGTCCGCCCAGACCAATACGTCGGCGCGGTCCTGCCGCTTGACGACGCCGCGGCTGTCGAGGCTTACTTCAACAAGGCGCTGTTGCCAACCAAGTAA